The window AAGCTGATTGTTCTAGTCAATTTTCTAAATCATTAAAATCAACAGCAGCATCAAAAGTTTGCGGATCAACTTCTAAATTTGGAGTCGCAGAGTTTCATTTCATACTCTTTTTATTTACTGAACGGCAATTTTTAACTGGTAATAATTCTTTTTCTAATTTATATTCCTCTTTAATGCCATTTTCTAACCCAATTTTTGAAACAAAACTTACTGATGTATTAGTTAACAAACGTCCATAAGTTCCAAATTGGTCACGCATAATTACAGGTTCGCATGTTGGAATTGAAGCATTTGGATCACCTGCTACACAACGAGCGATTACACCCATTTTTACAACATAATAAGGTTTTGCACCAAAGAATTTAGGTTCTCAAGCAACAATATCAGCTAATTTACCAACTTCTAGTGAACCAATATAAGAATCAACACCATGTGCAATAGCTGGGTTAATTGTATATTTAGAAATATAACGTTTTACACGATTGTTATCACTGAATTCACTATCACCTTTTAATGATCCAAATTGTGCTTTCATTTTGTGAGCCATTTGTCATGTACGAGTTGCAACTTCGCCAATACGTCCCATAGCTAATGTATCTGATGACATAATTGAAATTGCACCCATATCGTGCAATAAGTCTTCAGCTGCAATTGTTTGGCTACGAATACGTGAATCAGCAAAAGCAACATCTTCTGGAACCTTAGGATTTAAGTGGTGACATACCATTAACATATCTAAATGTTCAGCAATTGTATTTACTGTATAAGGAATTGTTGGGTTTGTAGAAGCTGGTAAAATATGGGCATATTTAACAGTTTCTAGAATATCTGGAGCATGCCCTCCACCAGCACCTTCTGTATGATAAGCATGAATTGTTCGCCCTTTCATAGCTGCAATTGTATGTTCTACAAATCCAGCTTCATTTAATGTATCTGTATGAATAGCAACAGCTACATCAGTTTTATCAGCAACTGTTAATGCTAAATCAATCGCATTTCCTGTTGCCCCTCAGTCTTCATGGATTTTAAGTCCACAAGCTCCAGCAGCAATTTGCTCAAAAATTGGATCTTCCATACCTTGACCTTTAGCTAAAAAACCGGCATTAATTGATAATCCATCAGCTGCTTGTAAAGCTGATTTAACTCAAAATTTACCAGGTGAAACAGTTGTGGCTTTTGTACCATCATTCATACCTGTACCACCAGCAATAACAGTTGTAATACCACCATCTAATGCAACAGGAACTATTTCTGGTTCTAGTCAGTGAACGTGAGTATCTAAACCACCAGCTGTATAAATTTTACCCTCACCAGCTGAAATTTCAGTTGAGATACCCACAATCATATCAACATTATCTGTTAAATGTGGATTTCCAGATTTACCAATCGCAGCAATTTTTCCATTTTTAATACCAATATCTGCTTTATAAATACCTGTATAATCAACAATTAGTGCATTTGTAATAACTAAATCCATTACTTCAGCATTACCTAATTTATCATCTAACTTCATAGTAGAATTCATTCCCATACCTTCACGTAGGGTTTTTCCACCACCAAAAACAGATTCTTCACCATAAGTAGTTAAGTCTTTTTCAACTTTAACTCAAAGATTTGTATCTCCTAATCTAACGCTATCACCAGTTGTAATACCGTATAAATCTGAATAATTTTTTCTTGAAATTTTAAACATAATGTTCCCCTTTTTATCTATAGTAGAAACTTGTAAAATAGAGTTTTATTTTTTAAGTTTTCCATTAACTAAGCCATTTACACCTCAAACTTCGCGTGTTCCGGCTAAATCAATAATTGAAACTTCTTTTTTATCTCCTGGTTCAAAACGAATAGCAGTACCTGATGGAATATCGAAACGTCGTCCATAAGCAACTTTGCGTTCTTTATCTTCATTTCCTTTTTCATCAAAAAATACTAATGCACTATTCACTTCAAACAAGTGAAAATGTGATCCAACTTGTATAGGACGGTCCCCAGTATTTTT is drawn from Ureaplasma parvum serovar 3 str. ATCC 27815 and contains these coding sequences:
- the ureC gene encoding urease subunit alpha, which produces MFKISRKNYSDLYGITTGDSVRLGDTNLWVKVEKDLTTYGEESVFGGGKTLREGMGMNSTMKLDDKLGNAEVMDLVITNALIVDYTGIYKADIGIKNGKIAAIGKSGNPHLTDNVDMIVGISTEISAGEGKIYTAGGLDTHVHWLEPEIVPVALDGGITTVIAGGTGMNDGTKATTVSPGKFWVKSALQAADGLSINAGFLAKGQGMEDPIFEQIAAGACGLKIHEDWGATGNAIDLALTVADKTDVAVAIHTDTLNEAGFVEHTIAAMKGRTIHAYHTEGAGGGHAPDILETVKYAHILPASTNPTIPYTVNTIAEHLDMLMVCHHLNPKVPEDVAFADSRIRSQTIAAEDLLHDMGAISIMSSDTLAMGRIGEVATRTWQMAHKMKAQFGSLKGDSEFSDNNRVKRYISKYTINPAIAHGVDSYIGSLEVGKLADIVAWEPKFFGAKPYYVVKMGVIARCVAGDPNASIPTCEPVIMRDQFGTYGRLLTNTSVSFVSKIGLENGIKEEYKLEKELLPVKNCRSVNKKSMKWNSATPNLEVDPQTFDAAVDFNDLENWLEQSASELAKKLKKTSSGKYILDAEPLTEAPLAQRYFLF
- the ureB gene encoding urease subunit beta, whose protein sequence is MSGSSSQFSPGKLVPGAINFASGEIVMNEGREAKVISIKNTGDRPIQVGSHFHLFEVNSALVFFDEKGNEDKERKVAYGRRFDIPSGTAIRFEPGDKKEVSIIDLAGTREVWGVNGLVNGKLKK